One genomic region from Ornithinicoccus hortensis encodes:
- a CDS encoding phosphotransferase family protein: MGEVRAWGRTDVTALARAHPEWFATGDPRDDNALDGDLHVTVTLLGSGESYAAWLAVALAGDELHRRGRRTAVIRVPRRSPDDLPRPMAEEFAALLLAPEGVGPRPIHLQEPGGGETGPPAYLVVDQVPGQVRPRGSWTDELLVAHAGQLARLHTRQYAGHGAVTEISTGLVPRLSIVESGAASWEWWRRAHPEITALPEVSRLWDGVRRCFDEAEPAFAALTTFSLVHGDAAVPNILVSGGVPRYVDWEWACIGDPARDLGYLGGPVWADPWYLPLEPGRVDLLLDAYVDAAGPPRDRETLAVRRLAWLVHETFFVTLHLRRQEDRDRYGRAIARIEEGLTDLLVR, translated from the coding sequence ATGGGTGAGGTGAGGGCCTGGGGACGGACTGACGTGACCGCGCTGGCGCGGGCCCACCCGGAGTGGTTCGCCACGGGTGACCCGCGGGACGATAACGCGCTCGACGGTGACCTGCACGTCACCGTCACGCTGCTCGGCTCGGGGGAGTCGTATGCCGCCTGGCTGGCGGTCGCGCTCGCCGGCGACGAGCTGCACAGGCGAGGTCGCAGGACGGCCGTCATCCGGGTCCCGCGCCGTTCCCCGGACGACCTACCCCGGCCGATGGCCGAGGAGTTCGCCGCCCTGCTGCTGGCTCCCGAGGGGGTCGGCCCCCGACCCATCCATCTGCAGGAGCCGGGCGGCGGGGAGACCGGCCCCCCGGCATACCTGGTGGTGGACCAGGTGCCGGGCCAGGTCCGCCCCCGGGGGTCGTGGACCGACGAGCTGCTGGTGGCGCACGCGGGGCAACTCGCCCGGTTGCACACGCGGCAGTATGCCGGGCACGGCGCGGTCACCGAGATCTCGACCGGCCTGGTCCCGCGCCTGAGTATCGTCGAGAGCGGCGCGGCCTCCTGGGAGTGGTGGCGGCGGGCGCACCCGGAGATCACCGCGCTGCCCGAGGTCTCCCGGCTGTGGGACGGGGTGCGGCGGTGCTTCGACGAGGCGGAGCCGGCCTTCGCGGCGCTCACCACGTTCAGCCTGGTCCACGGTGACGCGGCGGTCCCCAACATCCTGGTGTCCGGCGGGGTGCCGCGCTACGTCGACTGGGAGTGGGCCTGCATCGGGGACCCGGCCCGCGACCTGGGCTACCTCGGCGGGCCGGTCTGGGCCGACCCCTGGTACCTCCCCCTGGAGCCGGGGCGGGTGGACCTGCTGCTCGATGCGTATGTCGATGCCGCCGGCCCTCCGCGCGACCGGGAGACGCTCGCGGTCCGACGGCTGGCGTGGCTGGTCCACGAGACGTTCTTCGTCACCCTCCACCTGCGCAGGCAGGAGGACCGCGACCGGTACGGCCGGGCCATCGCCCGGATCGAGGAGGGCCTGACCGACCTGCTGGTGCGGTAG
- a CDS encoding deoxyribonuclease IV: MSTLIGAHVDQTDPIAQARARGADAAQIFLGDPQDYKGPQIRYPGGADALRAAAAEAGILLYVHAPYVINVATTNNRIRIPSRKLLQQHVSAAAEIGAAGVIVHGGHVLAKDDPEKGFDNWRKAIDQLDAAVPVLIENTAGGDNAMARGVSKLERLWASVLQADGGDEVGFCLDTCHAYAGGEDLAGLVDRVRAATGRIDLVHANDSRDEQGSGADRHANLGHGTLPPEELVEVVREAGAPVIVETPGGEAEHTADISWLRERLDP, from the coding sequence ATGTCCACGCTCATCGGTGCCCACGTCGACCAGACCGACCCGATCGCGCAGGCCCGCGCCCGCGGGGCGGACGCCGCGCAGATCTTCCTCGGCGACCCCCAGGACTACAAGGGCCCGCAGATCCGGTACCCCGGCGGCGCCGACGCCCTGCGGGCCGCGGCGGCGGAGGCCGGGATCCTGCTCTACGTCCACGCCCCCTATGTGATCAACGTGGCCACGACCAATAACCGGATCCGCATCCCCAGCCGCAAGCTGCTCCAGCAGCACGTCAGCGCCGCCGCCGAGATCGGGGCCGCGGGCGTCATCGTGCACGGCGGCCACGTCCTGGCCAAGGACGACCCGGAGAAGGGCTTCGACAACTGGCGCAAGGCGATCGACCAGCTGGACGCGGCCGTCCCCGTCCTCATCGAGAACACCGCCGGCGGTGACAACGCGATGGCCCGTGGCGTGTCGAAGCTCGAGCGGCTCTGGGCGAGCGTGCTGCAAGCCGACGGTGGCGACGAGGTGGGATTCTGCCTTGACACCTGCCACGCCTACGCCGGCGGGGAGGACCTCGCGGGCCTGGTCGACCGGGTGCGGGCCGCGACCGGACGGATCGACCTGGTGCACGCCAACGACAGCCGGGACGAGCAGGGGTCCGGCGCCGACCGGCACGCCAACCTCGGCCACGGCACGCTGCCCCCCGAGGAACTCGTGGAGGTGGTCCGGGAGGCGGGTGCGCCGGTCATCGTGGAGACCCCGGGCGGGGAGGCCGAGCACACCGCGGACATCTCCTGGTTGCGGGAGCGCCTGGACCCTTAG
- a CDS encoding HelD family protein, translating into MSVPPAPDPAHELAREQAHLARARSELARMREHTLSLQADAGDKIAGEHLAYTLWQRAKALLDDPGSALFFGRVDLTDGSAARPHYIGRRHVSDPAGDPVVIDWRAEVSTAFYRASRTYPMGVVLRRRFGVDGGELTAYEDEHLLAPQDGDVDAGETGGSAILAREIERPRIGPMRDIVATIQPEQDQIVRADVSSTVCVQGAPGTGKTAVGLHRAAWLLYAFRERLSRTGVLVVGPNRAFLEHIGAVLPALGEIEVRHTTIEELVGDVPVRATDDPRVATLKGDARLADVLRRAVWARVGSAGEPLVVPRGARKWRVGAFEVQEILDELGTRGVRYDAARAMLPQRLAHAVLVRMERAGDTPDDRVQDAVARSKPVRDYVTTLWPRVDPRQVLWELWSSPGALAAAAGSDLTAEEQELLLWDRPPRTKGAARWTAADTVLLDELGDILERTPSLGHIVLDEAQDLSPMQLRAVGRRAATGSLTVLGDIAQGTTPWATGSWQESLRHLGKDGAHVEVLDRGFRVPAAVIEYAARLLPHMAPGLGAPVSVRENRGRLDLDRVAAADLVAAVVDRAAGLARQPGSVGLIVPDDRVAATARALTAAGVAHDVLGTEHDEVHQVQLVPATVAKGLEFDRVIVVEPAAIAAAEPDERTGLRRLYVVLTRAVSGLTVLHAEPLPGPLA; encoded by the coding sequence ATGTCCGTTCCGCCCGCCCCCGACCCTGCCCACGAACTCGCCCGGGAGCAGGCCCACCTGGCCAGGGCCCGCTCCGAGCTCGCCCGGATGCGCGAGCACACCCTCTCCCTGCAGGCCGACGCCGGCGACAAGATCGCCGGTGAGCACCTCGCCTACACGCTGTGGCAGCGGGCCAAGGCCTTGCTGGACGACCCTGGCAGCGCCCTGTTCTTCGGCCGCGTCGACCTGACCGATGGCTCCGCCGCCCGCCCCCACTACATCGGACGTCGGCACGTGTCCGACCCCGCGGGGGACCCGGTCGTCATCGACTGGCGGGCCGAGGTCTCCACTGCCTTCTACCGGGCGTCCCGCACCTATCCGATGGGGGTCGTCCTGCGCCGCCGGTTCGGGGTCGACGGGGGCGAGCTCACGGCATACGAGGACGAGCACCTGCTCGCCCCGCAGGATGGTGACGTCGATGCCGGGGAGACCGGGGGATCGGCCATCCTGGCCCGCGAGATCGAGCGACCCCGGATCGGGCCGATGCGCGACATCGTGGCCACCATCCAGCCCGAGCAGGACCAGATCGTGCGGGCCGACGTCTCCAGCACTGTCTGCGTGCAGGGTGCACCGGGCACGGGCAAGACCGCGGTCGGCCTGCACCGGGCGGCCTGGCTGCTCTATGCCTTCCGCGAGCGGTTGTCCCGCACCGGGGTCCTCGTGGTCGGGCCGAACCGGGCCTTCCTGGAACACATCGGCGCCGTGCTCCCGGCGCTCGGCGAGATCGAGGTGCGGCACACCACGATCGAGGAGCTGGTGGGGGACGTGCCGGTCCGCGCCACGGACGACCCCCGGGTGGCGACGCTGAAGGGCGATGCCCGCCTGGCGGACGTGTTGCGCCGGGCCGTCTGGGCGAGGGTGGGGAGTGCCGGGGAACCGCTGGTCGTGCCCCGGGGTGCCCGCAAGTGGCGGGTGGGCGCGTTCGAGGTCCAGGAGATCCTGGACGAGCTGGGCACCCGCGGCGTCCGGTACGACGCGGCCAGGGCGATGCTCCCGCAGCGGCTGGCGCACGCCGTGCTGGTCCGGATGGAGCGGGCCGGGGACACCCCGGACGACCGGGTGCAGGACGCGGTCGCCCGGTCGAAACCGGTCCGGGACTACGTGACGACGTTGTGGCCGCGCGTCGACCCCCGTCAGGTGTTGTGGGAGCTGTGGTCCTCACCCGGGGCCCTGGCGGCGGCTGCGGGCAGCGACCTCACCGCGGAGGAGCAGGAGCTGCTGCTGTGGGACAGGCCCCCGCGCACCAAGGGTGCGGCGCGGTGGACAGCGGCCGACACGGTGTTGCTGGACGAGCTCGGGGACATCCTCGAGCGCACGCCGAGCCTGGGGCACATCGTGCTGGACGAGGCGCAGGACCTCTCCCCCATGCAGCTGCGCGCGGTGGGTCGCCGCGCGGCGACCGGCTCGTTGACCGTCCTGGGAGACATCGCGCAGGGCACGACCCCGTGGGCGACCGGCTCGTGGCAGGAGTCGCTGCGCCACCTGGGCAAGGACGGCGCCCACGTGGAGGTGCTGGACCGCGGCTTCCGGGTGCCCGCCGCCGTGATCGAGTATGCCGCCCGGCTGCTCCCGCACATGGCCCCCGGCCTCGGGGCACCGGTCTCCGTCCGGGAGAACCGGGGCCGGCTCGACCTCGACCGGGTGGCCGCGGCCGACCTGGTAGCGGCCGTCGTCGACCGGGCTGCGGGGCTGGCCCGCCAACCCGGCTCGGTCGGCCTCATCGTGCCCGACGACCGGGTGGCAGCGACCGCTCGGGCACTCACGGCCGCGGGAGTGGCGCACGACGTGCTGGGGACCGAACACGACGAGGTGCACCAGGTGCAACTCGTCCCGGCGACGGTGGCCAAGGGGCTGGAGTTCGACCGGGTGATCGTCGTCGAGCCCGCGGCGATCGCCGCCGCGGAGCCGGACGAACGGACCGGCTTGCGCCGGCTCTACGTCGTGCTGACCCGGGCCGTCTCCGGCCTCACCGTCCTGCATGCCGAGCCCTTGCCGGGCCCCCTCGCCTAA
- a CDS encoding S1C family serine protease: MSTQTTPRQGGRASRWGGILAVGLLSAGLASGGTYAVVQAGADDQPVVVESSGRATTQASNASLGTQSDWGTIAEKVGPSVVSIGVSSQTSEGAGSGVVWDTEGHIVTNAHVVAGADRVRVTLADGRAYDAEVAGEDSSTDLAVITLTDPPDDLVPIALGDDQALTVGQPVMAIGNPLGLSGTVTTGIVSALDRPVTTQSTEQGMDPMSQAQAAPVVTNAIQTSAAINPGNSGGALVDASGALVGINSSIASLSSGAMGGQSGSIGIGFAIPVSEADSIAEQLIEEGTAEHAFLGVGLEDATATVDSGTSAAAGISQVEEDSPAASAGLKKGDVITDIDGERVDSALALVAQVRQRTTGDEVVLGYVRDGERHEVTVTLDARPDDQQQ; the protein is encoded by the coding sequence ATGAGCACGCAGACCACGCCGCGACAGGGCGGACGCGCATCCCGCTGGGGCGGCATCCTGGCCGTCGGGTTGTTGTCGGCGGGCCTTGCCTCCGGCGGCACGTATGCCGTGGTGCAGGCGGGTGCCGATGACCAGCCGGTCGTCGTGGAGTCCTCCGGTCGGGCCACCACGCAGGCGTCCAATGCCTCGCTGGGCACCCAGTCCGACTGGGGCACCATCGCCGAGAAGGTGGGACCGAGCGTGGTCTCCATCGGCGTCTCCTCCCAGACCAGCGAGGGCGCCGGCTCCGGCGTCGTGTGGGACACCGAGGGGCACATCGTCACCAACGCGCACGTCGTGGCCGGCGCCGACCGGGTGCGGGTCACCCTCGCCGACGGCCGCGCCTACGACGCCGAGGTGGCCGGCGAGGACTCCTCCACCGACCTGGCCGTGATCACGTTGACGGACCCGCCCGACGACCTCGTCCCGATCGCCCTCGGCGACGACCAGGCACTCACCGTCGGCCAGCCGGTCATGGCGATCGGCAACCCGCTCGGCCTGTCCGGCACGGTGACCACCGGCATCGTCAGCGCGCTGGACCGCCCGGTCACCACCCAGTCGACCGAGCAGGGGATGGACCCGATGTCGCAGGCCCAGGCCGCACCGGTCGTGACCAACGCCATCCAGACCAGCGCGGCGATCAACCCCGGCAACTCCGGCGGCGCCCTGGTCGACGCGTCCGGCGCGCTGGTCGGGATCAACTCCTCCATCGCGAGCCTGTCCAGCGGTGCGATGGGCGGCCAGAGCGGCAGCATCGGCATCGGCTTCGCCATCCCGGTGAGCGAGGCGGACTCGATCGCCGAGCAGCTCATCGAGGAGGGGACGGCCGAGCACGCCTTCCTCGGCGTGGGCCTCGAGGACGCGACGGCCACCGTGGACAGCGGCACCAGCGCCGCCGCCGGGATCAGCCAGGTCGAGGAGGACTCCCCCGCCGCGTCCGCCGGACTGAAGAAGGGCGACGTCATCACCGACATCGACGGGGAGCGCGTGGACAGCGCCCTCGCCCTGGTCGCGCAGGTGCGCCAGCGCACCACCGGCGACGAGGTCGTCCTGGGCTACGTCCGGGACGGCGAACGCCACGAGGTCACCGTGACGCTGGACGCCCGGCCGGACGACCAGCAGCAGTAA
- a CDS encoding transporter substrate-binding domain-containing protein: protein MKIQGRNRGGVFVACLAAGALVLTACGSKDDAGTGGGDGDGGGDTGNSEGAGLLEELQEQGTITVAFAGEQPYSWEDDNGELTGATIALDREIYKALGIDTVEGQYVDWNALIPGLNKGEYDSVSAGMSILPDRCAQASFSKPTLMYTTGLMVPEGNPMGLTDLQSIVDADALVAVQSATIEQGYLEDDMGYGNTMSVASSLDGMEAVASGQADAFALTAISLRTMAENNPDQPVEVTEAFTAEIDGVPQISAGATVFRNEDNDLREAYNAELEKIVNDPERFEEIVGEFGFSDAERPAEGLTVEMFCDGSDESLTEANDIQNAKGSGEDSDSGDDAGATSED, encoded by the coding sequence ATGAAGATCCAGGGACGCAACCGGGGAGGCGTGTTCGTCGCCTGCTTGGCGGCCGGAGCGCTCGTGCTCACCGCGTGCGGCAGCAAGGATGACGCCGGGACCGGTGGTGGCGACGGCGACGGCGGTGGTGACACCGGGAACTCCGAGGGAGCCGGCCTGCTGGAGGAACTGCAGGAGCAGGGCACGATCACCGTCGCCTTCGCCGGTGAGCAGCCCTACAGCTGGGAGGACGACAACGGCGAGCTGACCGGCGCCACGATCGCCCTGGACCGGGAGATCTACAAGGCCCTGGGCATCGACACCGTCGAGGGACAGTACGTCGACTGGAACGCCCTCATCCCCGGGCTGAACAAGGGCGAGTACGACTCCGTCTCGGCCGGTATGTCGATCCTGCCGGACCGCTGCGCGCAGGCCTCCTTCTCCAAGCCGACGCTGATGTACACCACCGGCCTGATGGTCCCCGAGGGCAACCCGATGGGGCTGACCGACCTGCAGAGCATCGTCGACGCCGACGCGCTGGTGGCCGTGCAGTCCGCCACCATCGAGCAGGGCTACCTCGAGGACGACATGGGCTACGGCAACACGATGAGCGTGGCCAGCTCCCTCGACGGCATGGAGGCCGTCGCCAGCGGCCAGGCCGACGCCTTCGCGCTGACGGCCATCTCGCTGCGCACGATGGCCGAGAACAACCCCGACCAGCCGGTCGAGGTCACCGAGGCGTTCACCGCCGAGATCGACGGTGTGCCGCAGATCAGCGCCGGTGCGACCGTCTTCCGCAACGAGGACAACGACCTGCGCGAGGCCTACAACGCCGAGCTGGAGAAGATCGTCAACGACCCGGAGCGGTTCGAGGAGATCGTCGGTGAGTTCGGCTTCTCCGACGCCGAGCGTCCCGCCGAGGGGCTCACGGTCGAGATGTTCTGCGATGGCAGCGACGAGAGCCTCACCGAGGCCAACGACATCCAGAACGCCAAGGGAAGTGGGGAAGACTCCGACTCCGGTGACGACGCCGGGGCGACCAGCGAGGACTGA
- a CDS encoding amino acid ABC transporter permease, whose translation MGDFFSDVGTTLPRLIENGLQTTLYAFLGGAVLMMIVAVVLGVTLHQGPRWAQVISRIIVEVFRGTSLVVQLFFLFYVIPTVARDMGYDFDLGGMWSAIIGLGLNYGAYGAEVVRGSLNAVPKGQWETTTALSMPWFTKFRRVIWPQAWALMLPGFNNLAVMLVKGTAAVSLVLLHDVTFDASIARRSVGTWVSFGSAMLIYLVIALIVSSVFRWMERRAQQRLGFKVSRRDADAAVAEAVA comes from the coding sequence GTGGGTGACTTCTTCTCCGATGTTGGCACGACGCTGCCGAGGTTGATCGAGAACGGTCTCCAGACCACTCTCTACGCCTTCCTCGGCGGCGCCGTGCTGATGATGATCGTCGCGGTGGTCCTCGGTGTGACGCTGCACCAGGGACCCCGCTGGGCACAGGTGATCTCGCGGATCATCGTCGAGGTCTTCCGCGGGACCAGCCTGGTGGTCCAGTTGTTCTTCCTCTTCTACGTGATCCCCACGGTGGCCAGGGACATGGGCTACGACTTCGACCTGGGCGGCATGTGGAGCGCCATCATCGGTCTCGGGCTCAACTACGGCGCCTACGGTGCCGAGGTGGTCCGGGGGTCGTTGAACGCGGTGCCCAAGGGCCAGTGGGAGACCACGACGGCGTTGTCGATGCCGTGGTTCACCAAGTTCCGCCGGGTCATCTGGCCGCAGGCGTGGGCGCTGATGCTCCCCGGCTTCAACAACCTCGCCGTGATGCTCGTCAAGGGCACCGCCGCGGTGAGCCTGGTGCTGTTGCACGACGTGACCTTCGACGCCTCGATCGCTCGGCGTAGCGTCGGCACCTGGGTCTCCTTCGGCAGCGCCATGCTGATCTACCTGGTCATCGCGCTCATCGTGTCCTCGGTCTTCCGGTGGATGGAGCGCCGGGCCCAGCAACGGTTGGGCTTCAAGGTGAGCCGGCGGGATGCGGACGCTGCGGTCGCAGAGGCGGTCGCCTGA
- a CDS encoding amino acid ABC transporter permease, which translates to MVLFDPELFMEALPILLEAFLKVTLVATVLGSLIAVVLGLVWAIGVRQLPKVLGYPLKWALDVIRMTPLPVQLLFALGIVVGFAPRFDRLTIGIVVLGVHYSTYMAESYRGGIESIRQGQWEAATALSLPQSRTWRAVILPQAIRNTLPSLGNWMIAMFKDTPFLIFISVPEMVTEAQEFGGKHFTYIEAFTVAGLIFLAASYPTALLMKKLEKKLAY; encoded by the coding sequence ATGGTTCTCTTCGATCCCGAGCTGTTCATGGAGGCCCTCCCGATCCTGCTGGAGGCCTTCCTCAAGGTGACCTTGGTCGCGACGGTGCTCGGCTCACTGATCGCCGTCGTGCTGGGTCTGGTCTGGGCCATCGGTGTCCGCCAGCTGCCGAAGGTGCTGGGGTACCCGTTGAAATGGGCGTTGGACGTGATCCGGATGACGCCGCTGCCGGTGCAGTTGCTGTTCGCCCTCGGCATCGTGGTGGGATTCGCCCCGCGCTTCGACCGCCTCACCATCGGCATCGTCGTCCTCGGCGTGCACTACTCGACCTACATGGCCGAGTCCTACCGGGGCGGCATCGAGTCGATCCGGCAGGGACAGTGGGAGGCCGCCACCGCGTTGAGCCTGCCCCAGTCGCGCACTTGGCGGGCGGTCATCCTGCCGCAGGCGATCCGCAACACCCTGCCCTCCCTGGGCAACTGGATGATCGCCATGTTCAAGGACACGCCGTTCTTGATCTTCATCTCAGTGCCGGAGATGGTCACCGAGGCCCAGGAGTTCGGTGGAAAGCACTTCACCTACATCGAGGCGTTCACGGTCGCCGGCCTGATCTTCCTCGCGGCCAGTTATCCGACGGCGCTCCTGATGAAGAAACTGGAGAAGAAACTTGCCTACTGA
- the ehuA gene encoding ectoine/hydroxyectoine ABC transporter ATP-binding protein EhuA: MPTDNQPTPDGATTTPRIEFKNVVKKFGDLTVLNNLNLTVGHGERVTLIGPSGSGKTTILRLLMTLEDLTDGYIFVDGAPLTHAERGGKRVALKPKEVSKTRRRIGMVFQQFNLFPNMSVIENIIEAPVHVLGKKPEEARVEAKGLLEKVGLAAKADAHPMQLSGGQQQRVAIARALAMHPEIICLDEVTSALDPELVGDVLNTLRDLAQETDITMLIVTHEMQFARDVSNRVMMFDGGQIVEEGSPDKIFTDPDHNRTKKFLEAVL; this comes from the coding sequence TTGCCTACTGACAACCAGCCGACCCCGGACGGGGCTACGACAACCCCCCGGATCGAGTTCAAGAACGTGGTGAAGAAGTTCGGTGACCTCACGGTGCTGAACAACCTCAACCTGACCGTGGGTCACGGGGAGCGGGTCACCCTCATCGGCCCCAGCGGCTCCGGCAAGACGACCATCCTCCGGTTGCTGATGACGCTGGAAGACCTCACCGACGGGTATATCTTCGTCGACGGCGCCCCGCTCACCCACGCCGAGCGAGGTGGGAAGCGGGTGGCGCTGAAGCCCAAGGAGGTCAGCAAGACCCGGCGGCGGATCGGCATGGTCTTCCAGCAGTTCAACCTGTTCCCCAACATGTCGGTGATCGAGAACATCATCGAGGCGCCGGTGCACGTGCTCGGCAAGAAGCCGGAGGAGGCCCGGGTCGAGGCCAAGGGCCTGCTGGAGAAGGTCGGGTTGGCCGCCAAGGCCGACGCGCACCCCATGCAGTTGTCCGGTGGGCAGCAGCAACGGGTGGCGATCGCCCGGGCACTGGCCATGCACCCCGAGATCATCTGCCTCGACGAGGTCACCTCGGCGCTGGACCCCGAGCTGGTCGGTGACGTGCTGAACACGCTGCGCGACCTGGCCCAGGAGACCGACATCACGATGCTCATCGTGACCCACGAGATGCAGTTCGCCCGGGACGTGTCCAACCGGGTCATGATGTTCGACGGCGGCCAGATCGTGGAGGAGGGGTCCCCGGACAAGATCTTCACCGACCCCGACCACAACCGCACCAAGAAGTTCCTGGAGGCCGTCCTCTGA
- a CDS encoding sensor histidine kinase — protein MTPLAGARHRVYTRLHNLSLTARLVSVVVLLTLTAFLVTTTLTAYLLRDYLTDRTDSDLRSYLDPLADSAVAQLMNQPDPGEDYLPSTPFYLVITHRETNQAIAWAPRSQEIRPDLSAVAWDDPRFAEGPFYFTVRGEGSDGQWRVLADRHRSGQLTVAVAVPLAPVQSTVRQLVLLSSIVGFCTLAAVALLGWFAVRRSFRPLGRIEDTARAIAAGDLTSRIPPRAAHDEVASLSDSLNRMLARIEHSFAVREASEQRMRQFVADASHELRTPLATVKGYAELYRVGGVREPEDVAGAMSRIENEAGRMARLVEDLLLLTRLDSQPATQPRDVDLTVLAADTVQDARVRRDDRDIRLVPLDPAAEGLSGVHTMGDDHGLRQVFTNLVANALEHTPDRTPLEVALGSSGGRAVVEIRDHGPGIPPDVADRVFERFYRADPSRNRSSGGTGLGLAIVAAIVARHGGTVRHLQTPGGGATFRVELPLHLTTEPADAS, from the coding sequence GTGACCCCCCTGGCCGGAGCCCGCCACCGGGTCTATACCCGGCTGCACAACCTGTCGCTGACCGCACGCCTCGTCTCGGTGGTCGTGCTGCTCACCCTCACCGCGTTCCTCGTCACGACCACGCTCACGGCATACCTGCTGCGCGACTACCTGACCGACCGCACGGACTCGGACCTGCGCTCCTACCTGGACCCGTTGGCCGACAGCGCGGTGGCCCAGCTGATGAACCAGCCGGACCCCGGCGAGGACTACCTGCCCTCGACCCCGTTCTACCTGGTGATTACGCACCGCGAGACGAACCAGGCCATCGCCTGGGCGCCGCGCAGCCAGGAGATCCGTCCCGACCTGAGCGCCGTGGCCTGGGACGACCCGCGGTTCGCCGAGGGACCGTTCTATTTCACGGTGCGGGGCGAGGGGTCCGACGGGCAGTGGCGGGTGCTGGCCGACCGGCACCGCAGCGGCCAGCTGACCGTCGCCGTCGCGGTCCCGCTCGCCCCCGTGCAGAGCACCGTGCGACAACTGGTCCTCCTCAGCAGCATCGTCGGCTTCTGCACGCTCGCGGCCGTCGCCCTGCTCGGCTGGTTCGCGGTGCGCCGCTCGTTCCGTCCGCTCGGCCGGATCGAGGACACCGCCCGGGCGATCGCCGCCGGGGACCTCACCAGCCGGATCCCGCCGCGGGCCGCCCACGACGAGGTGGCTTCGTTGTCGGACTCGCTGAACAGGATGCTGGCGCGCATCGAGCACTCTTTCGCGGTGCGGGAGGCCTCGGAGCAGCGGATGCGGCAGTTCGTGGCGGACGCCTCGCACGAGCTGCGGACCCCGTTGGCCACGGTGAAGGGGTATGCCGAGCTGTACCGCGTGGGGGGCGTGCGCGAGCCCGAGGACGTGGCCGGGGCGATGAGCCGGATCGAGAACGAGGCCGGCCGGATGGCCCGGTTGGTGGAGGACCTGCTGCTGCTGACCAGGCTCGACAGCCAACCGGCCACGCAGCCGCGGGACGTCGACCTCACCGTGCTCGCCGCCGACACCGTCCAGGACGCCCGGGTGCGCCGGGACGACCGGGACATCCGGCTGGTGCCGTTGGACCCCGCCGCGGAGGGCCTCTCCGGGGTCCACACCATGGGCGACGACCACGGGTTGCGGCAGGTCTTCACCAACCTGGTGGCCAACGCCCTGGAGCACACCCCGGACCGGACCCCGCTGGAGGTGGCCCTCGGGAGCTCAGGGGGACGCGCCGTGGTGGAGATCCGGGACCACGGGCCGGGCATCCCGCCGGACGTCGCCGACCGGGTGTTCGAGCGGTTCTACCGCGCGGATCCCTCGCGCAACCGGTCCAGCGGCGGCACCGGCCTGGGGCTGGCCATCGTCGCGGCCATCGTGGCCCGGCACGGCGGGACGGTCCGCCACCTGCAGACCCCCGGCGGGGGCGCCACGTTCCGTGTCGAGCTGCCGCTGCACCTCACCACCGAACCGGCCGACGCCTCCTGA
- a CDS encoding response regulator transcription factor, with the protein MSTPEATLLVVEDETNIRELLATSLKFAGFQVHAAADGNTALKMASEHDIDLAVMDVMLPDMDGFTVTRRLREAGRQVPIVFLTARDSLDDKVKGLTVGGDDYVTKPFSLEEVVARIRAVLRRTTAVEDEDDTALRVADLELDEDSHEVRRNGKVIEVSPTEFKLLRYLMLNRGRVLSKSQILDHVWDYDFRGEMGIVESYISYLRRKVDVDGPPLIHTKRGVGYVLREPRENA; encoded by the coding sequence ATGAGTACACCTGAAGCGACCCTGCTCGTGGTCGAGGACGAGACGAACATTCGTGAGCTCCTGGCCACCAGCCTGAAGTTCGCCGGGTTCCAGGTGCACGCTGCCGCCGACGGGAACACCGCCCTGAAGATGGCCTCCGAGCACGACATCGACCTCGCCGTGATGGACGTGATGTTGCCGGACATGGACGGTTTCACCGTCACCCGCCGGCTGCGCGAGGCCGGACGCCAGGTGCCCATCGTCTTCCTCACCGCCCGGGACTCCCTGGACGACAAGGTCAAGGGGCTCACCGTCGGGGGCGACGACTACGTCACCAAGCCGTTCAGCCTGGAGGAGGTGGTCGCCCGGATCCGTGCGGTCCTGCGTCGCACGACCGCCGTCGAGGACGAGGACGACACCGCCCTGCGGGTGGCCGACCTGGAGCTCGACGAGGACAGCCACGAGGTGCGCCGCAACGGCAAGGTCATCGAGGTCTCGCCCACCGAGTTCAAGCTGTTGCGCTACCTGATGCTCAACCGCGGGCGGGTGCTGTCCAAGTCGCAGATCCTGGACCACGTGTGGGACTACGACTTCCGTGGTGAGATGGGCATCGTGGAGTCCTACATCTCCTACCTGCGGCGCAAGGTCGACGTGGACGGCCCGCCCCTGATCCACACCAAGCGCGGCGTCGGCTACGTGCTGCGAGAGCCCCGCGAGAACGCGTGA